A single window of Balaenoptera acutorostrata chromosome X, mBalAcu1.1, whole genome shotgun sequence DNA harbors:
- the LOC130706400 gene encoding nuclear RNA export factor 2-like has protein sequence MQENTQDGTPGSWFRVTITSRIKYDRIWLINSIQRHCSVPFTPVDFHFMHDGAQFFVQEASTASALMEVSNKICDEESRKVCIPVFVSPSAAPYSVRDKLKPEEMELLKLTLSKRFDVSQQALDLRRLCDDPDLLGHDIDIILNRRNCMAATLQIIKKNFPELLSLNLSSNKLYQLDGLSDILQVAPTVKILNLSKNKLTSVWELSKMQGLKLEELWLQGNPLCGTFPDQSTYVRAIRDRFPKLLRLDGQELPSPVTVDVDTPCVLKPCKGSYFGSDELKSLVLQFLQQFYLIHDYGDRRCLVAFYHEEACFSLTIPFHPEDPAPSSLCEYFKDNRNMKKLTDPHLRVQLLKHTNRVIVHTLCVLPKTQHDLSSFVVDTWFQTETMLCFSVSGVFKEVEGSSQGCVRAFTRTFIANPASYSRAHFSFNLCIMNDELFVRDASPSETQSVFSIPVPTPTSSSMHTLSQEQQDIMQASSTRPEVNL, from the exons ATGCAGGAGAACACACAAGATGGAACCCCAGGGAGCTGGTTCAGGGTCACC ATTACTTCCAGGATAAAGTATGACAGGATATGGCTAATTAACTCAATCCAGCGCCATTGCAGTGTCCCCTTCACTCCAGTGGAC TTCCACTTTATGCACGATGGGGCTCAGTTCTTTGTCCAGGAAGCTAGCACTGCCTCTGCATTGATGGAGGTCAGCAACAAGATTTGTGACGAGGAGAGCCGAAAGGTGTGT ATACCTGTGTTTGTCAGCCCCTCCGCTGCTCCCTACTCTGTGCGGGATAAATTGAAGCCAGAAGAAATGGAGCTGCTAAAA CTGACCTTGAGCAAACGATTTGATGTCTCCCAGCAAGCTCTTGACCTCCGGAGGCTCTGCGATGACCCAG ACTTGTTGGGCCATGATATTGATATAATTCTGAATCGAAGAAACTGCATGGCTGCCACCCTGCAGATCATCAAAAAGAATTTCCCTGAG CTGTTGTCCTTGAACTTGAGCAGCAACAAACTGTACCAGCTGGATGGCCTGTCTGACATTTTACAGGTGGCCCCCACGGTCAAGATCCTGAACCTCTCCAAAAATAAG CTGACGTCTGTGTGGGAGTTGAGCAAGATGCAAGGGCTGAAGCTTGAAGAGCTGTGGCTGCAAGGGAACCCATTGTGTGGCACCTTCCCCGACCAGTCCACCTATGTAAG GGCCATCAGAGATCGTTTCCCGAAGTTATTACGCCTA gATGGCCAGGAGTTACCGTCACCAGTTACCGTTGATGTTGACACTCCCTGCGTATTAAAGCCCTGCAAG GGCAGCTACTTTGGATCTGATGAGCTGAAGAGCCTAGTCCTGCAATTCCTGCAGCA GTTCTACTTGATCCATGACTATGGAGACCGACGGTGTCTCGTGGCTTTTTATCACGAGGAGGCCTGCTTCTCCCTGACCATTCCCTTCCACCCCGAGGACCCAGCCCC AAGCAGCTTGTGCGAGTACTTCAAGGACAACCGGAATATGAAGAAGCTCACGGACCCCC ACCTGCGGGTCCAGCTGCTGAAGCACACAAATCGTGTCATTGTGCACACCCTCTGTGTGTTGCCCAAGACTCAGCATGACTTAAGCTCCTTCGTGGTGGACACGTGGTTCCAGACG GAAACGATGCTCTGCTTCTCCGTCAGCGGGGTGTTCAAGGAAG TGGAAGGAAGTTCTCAGGGCTGTGTGCGTGCCTTCACCCGGACCTTCATCGCTAACCCTGCCAGCTACTCCAG GGCCCACTTTTCCTTCAATCTGTGCATCATGAATGACGAGCTGTTTGTGAGGGATGCCAGCCCCAGTGAGACCCAGAGTGTGTTCTCCATCCCAGTGCCTACGCCCACCTCCAGCTCCATGCACACCCTCTCCCAGGAGCAGCAGGACATCATGCAGGCGTCCTCCACCCGACCTGAGGTGAACCTCTAG